The Methanosarcina acetivorans C2A genome includes the window ATATCGCTTCTGTTATTTGCCTTATTATTATATTGATGGCATCGATTATCAGCATATTTAGTTTATACCCTTCTCCTTATGTTATAATGCCTAATAACGAAATTACAAAAATGGATATGTCTGGAGCAGAATGGCTTATATCTTACTATAATCCAAGTATTGGCACTACACAAATAATGAGTCCAGTTTATCGATTTGCGAATGGTATTTTAGGAATCGTCAATAGCACTCAATTTAAACATCGTGAACCACAGGTTCCGGATCATTTTAATTATACTCATTCTATATATTTGGGTGAATCGTTTGCCACAGATAAGTATTTCATGGTTACAATGTTTGATCGAGTTGTTTATGTCTCGGTATGGAAAGTTGTTGACAGATTCAATGACGAAGATTTTGAGAAACTAAACACTGATTTATCAGTTGATAAAATTTATTCGAATAGAGAAACAAATATTTATTATATTCACAATGTCTAAGAATACCCGCAAATTTATTTCATTCGAATACCCCTCTAGCTTGTTGCAGGGTTGGAAAACTTCTCCGGTAACCGTTAATGATGAAATGATTTATCAATTCCATTTTCTGGTTGGCGACTTCTGCTCAAACTAATGTTTTTAGGGTTATTGTTTCCTTTAACGGAATTTGGAGCGGTGGAGCAAATATACCCTGTTGCTTATGGCGGGTGAGCCAGTGAAACTTTGATTGGGTTGACAGTTTATTATAAATTTTCACCATCAATTTGTTAAAACGATGTGATGTTCTTGTCTGAAATTAAAAAATTTGTATCTGATGTTGGTATTACTTTTGTATCTTCTGCTTTATGTATGTTTTTAGGCTTTCCTATTACTGTGCTTTTGGGTAGATATCTTGGGGCTAGTGATCTAGGTCTTTATCGAATGGTGAACACAATTTTCGGGACACTCATGCTTTTTGCCACAATTGGAATTCCTGCATCTGTTATAAAATATGTGGCTGAATTCCGTGACAATGAAGAAAAACTCCGGGAAATTATTTCGGCAAGTTTGATCACATCTATTTTGTTAGGGCTTTTCTCATTTAGTTTTATTTACATTAATGCAGGTATATTCGCGGATTTATTTAATATGCCTGAACTTACAGGCCTGCTGAAGATTCTTGCGTTTGCATTTCCATTCTCTATTATTAGCAACACACTTCTTGGACTTCTCAATGGCTTGAGGGAGATGACTAAAAACGCATGTGTTTCCATAATTCAGAGTGCATCTTTACTTATTTTTACGTTTCTTTTAGTTTTTAAGTGTGGTGTAAATGGTGCAGTTATTGGAATCGTACTTTCATCTGTTCTGACAACAATACTTTTGGTTTTTATTCAACAGATTTCGAAGTTAACGTTTTCCAATATTTATGGAACAATTGTTCAGATTATTGATTTTGGCTCCAAAACAGTGCTCTCAAACGCAATAAATCTTATTAATTATCAGGCAGATACCTTAATGATCGGATACTTTATGACCAAAATGGATGTTGGAGTTTATAGTGTTGCAATTATGTTTGCAAAACTTATCTGGATTCTTCCAGATTCGCTTCAAAGAATTACTTTTCCCCTAATCTCTGAGTATCATGCAAAAAAAATGAGCGACTCAATAAAACAGGTTGTAGAAAAGTGCATGAAATATAGTTGTCTTTTTTTGATATTTATCAGTACTTTTTTTATTTTTTGGGGAGAGGAGGTCATAGACTTGATTTTTGGAAATGAATTTGAAGGCTCATACTTCCCTTTAATTATTCTGCTTATTGGAACTCTTTTTTATGGAATAACTAAATCAGTGGGCTCTATTTTTGCAAGCATAGGAAAAGTTAGTCTTGTCTACAAAATTCCCCTCGTTTCAGCCGTTTTAAATATTATATTAAATTCTATGTTAATACCTTTATATGGAATAAACGGAGCTGCGTTAGCAACAACCATCTCCTTACTTGTTTCAGTAACTCTAATGATACATTTTATGGAAAAATTAATAGACATCAAAATAGATTACTTTTGGTATCTTAAAGTCTTATTCCTAAGCGGAATTATAGTTTGTTTATATTTAATTTTGAAAAACTTAATTAATGATATGTTATTAGAATCAGTTTTAATGATTTTAGAACTAATATTATTTATTGTGTTATTCATAGATGCTAGGGATAAAAATAAAATATTTCAGTTATTTTGTGTACAAGTCAATTAATTTTTTTGTAATCATTCTGGAATCATGAGTTTTTTCAACATATTTTCTTCCTTGAATTCCAAGTTTAATCCTCAGTTCTGGACTCTCAATGAGTTTAATTAGGTTTGTGTATACTGATTCAGGGGTTGTATTTAAGATGGGCAAGTCTTGAAAACTCACTAACAAATCAGGTTTGATATAACATAAAACCGGTTTACCAATACACATCGCCTCTATTGAGAATACTCCATACCATCCAAGAATAAGTTGATCTACAATAATATCAGATAGCTCTATTTGTTTTAAGACTTCATCATGAGATATATTTTCGAGCAGAATGAAATCAATATCGTATCCATCTTGTTCTAACTTATTAATTGCCTGTATTACGTATTCAGTACCTTTTACGCTTTGATTGCTGGGCGCATGAAGAATCCTCAACTTATGTGCCTGCAAGTGTGATTTTACAAAAAGGTATCTTTGTGTATCAATCGGATTTGGTAACCATATTGCATGGGGTGACCATTCTAGAAGATCCGGGGTAGATACTATTATTTTATCTGCACATTTTGAATACATATATTCTTCTTTTTTATACCTTAGTTCGGATCCATGATGATGAATAATTAATCTCTTCTCTAATAATTTCCATATTATGGAATCAACACCCTTAGGTAGAATTGTTCCACCATGGAAATGATATATATCATATTTATAAAAAATCTTTAAAAAAATTATAAATCTCTCAATATAATTATACGGGAATTTAGAGTTAACAGGATAACAATGTTCGTTGCTATAATTAAATGGATGATTTTGAAACGAGATCACTTCACTTTTATATCCTAGCTTTCTTTGTTCTTTAGCTAATTCTTGTGGAATTCCTGCAACGTTTCCGATGTGTAATATTCTCATTATAGCCCTCTGAATTTCAATACACTTGGGTTCTTTTAGAGGCATTTTTATTGTTTTCTGGATTTTTTATTGGTTGTAGCCATTTGCCGTTGGATTCAGGATGAATTATGGAGATCCAGAAGACATTAAAAAATCTCTTATTTTATGTTTCAAACATGCTTTAATATTATATCTTAAGTTTTGTTTATTCAAAAAGTATATTCAATCTTATTTTTTTACAAATCTCGTATGCATAAATGGATAATATTATTGACAATATTGTTATTACATATGGAACGATACTAAAATCTAGGTTGGCCACATAAACGACTGATCTTTGTAAGGCTGGAACTATTATTGGCACATGGAATAGGTATATTTGAAATGAATATTTGCCGCAAAATTGTAAAATATTATTAATATATTCAAATTTCATTAAAATTGACGATGTCAACATCATTAAACATGGAAAAGTTAGTCCATATACACATGTTGTGAGCTGGTATGATGTTTGGCTATGATTGATTATTTGTATCAGAGCAATAACAAACAAAATTGAAAAAGCAATAAATATTTTTTTAGTATTCTCATTATCTTTATAATATGCCAAAAACATCCCAAAAATAAATACTGGTAAATATAACATTGTACGATCATCAATGAGGAAAATGCTGGTTTTGTAATATCCGGCGCTAATTATATTATATAATAACATTAAAAGAGAAAAAATAAATAAAGTTTGAATATTAAAAAAATATAATATAATAATACAAATCACGGTTATTATTAGTAAAGAAAATAAATACCATAAATGCATTGCAATAAAATTCGTTCCTACTAATAAATTTTCTAGGCCCTGGATGTTTAAGGAATTCCAAAAATTGGTAATGCCACCAAAATCAGCTTTAAAATAATGTGTTGCTATATATATTGCAATATATTCTGGTATAAATATTAACAGAGAATATCCGATGTATGGTTTATACAACCTAATGAACCTCTTAGCAAAATACTTTTTTAAAAATTGTTTATCTTCCAATTCATTGATGTGATTTAATACAAATTTGTATCCTGAAATAAATGTAAATAAGACTAATCCTAGGACCTGAATTTCAATAGTTGATTTCCAGAAAATGGCATCAGGTGTATTGAATGTCTGTATTGAATGATAAAATACAATAAGAATTATTGCGATTCCATCAAGTAGAGTTAGCCTATTTAATTTTAGATATGACATAATGCCTCTATTCAAAACGAGCGATTTTTGTATTTTGATGAATATCAAGTTTTTCAGAAAAAATTTCTTCAGTTATATAGTACTCAAATTTTCGGTAAGAGATTTTCGTTTTAATGATCTCAGGCTTTGTGCTGAGAGTAACTGCAATCTTCATATTTTTACTGCTTCCTTGCCGGAAAAAAATTCTCTAATAGACCTCTTAATCTATGTTCTGTCCTTAGAATGTCTTACTCTTCCATAGAATTGATAGAATAGCTGGCATTTTTATGATTTTTGGCATTATATCCCAAAAGTTTTTTTTTCTCTATTTTGCTTTACAAGCATTCCTGCTCTTAATAAACTCTCAAATGTTCCCGCATCACTCCAGAACCCATCCAGAATCCCGTACTCCATCATCCCTTTATTTATGTAATAATTATTTACATCTGTAATCTCAAGCTCTCCTCTTCCAGAAGGCTTGAGTGTTTTAATTGCGTTAAAAACATCGGAATCATAAATATAGAGCCCTGTAACTGCAAAATCAGATTTTGGATTCTTTGGCTTTTCCTCGATCCCTATCACTTTCTTACCTTTTAGTTCTGCCACTCCAAACCTGTGAGCATCAGTAACTTCTTTTAAAAAGATTTTGGCACCACTATTGAAGTTTGCGACATCCTCTTTGATGTTGTCCTGGAAGATGTTATCCCCGAGAATAACAGTTACACTGTCTCCGTCAACAAAATCTTCAGCTAAACTAAGTGCTTGAGCAATGCCTCCGGCTTTTTCCTGAATTTCATAGGTAAAATGGACTCCAAAATCGACCCCCGAACCTAAAAGTTCAAGAAAATGCCCTGCATGCCCTCTACCGGATACGATCATGATATCTTTTATTCCGGCGTTTATCAGGGTCTCCATCGGGTAGTAAATCATCGGTTTGTCATAAATCGGCAATAGGTGTTTGTTAGTAACTTTGGTTAGAGGGTACAGTCTGCTGCCTGTGCCGCCTGCAAGTATAACTCCTTTCATATATTTCTCTCCTGTATATAATCCTTAAGTGCTTCTTTCCAGTGTCTCATGGGTTCGGTTTTAGTATTCACAAGAACTGAATATATTTCGGCCTTTTTGCTTTTCTTGGGAATTCTTCACTGGTACAGGGAATTACATTATCGATAATAGAAGAAGCAAATTCGTACCAGGTACAGATTCCATCATTTGTAATATGATATATTCCGGGGTCGAGTTCAATTATTTCTTTTACTTTGTTGGCAAGATCCATTGTATAAGTGGGTTTGCCGAACTGGTCGTTGACAACCTTAACGGTATCCGTTTCCCCGGATAACTTTAGCATGGTTTCAACGAAATTTTTCCCATGGATTCCAAAAAGCCAGGAAATCCTTATAATCCTGTAGTCATTCATATTCTCAATGATTTTCTTTTCACCGAGCAGTTTTGAGTGCCCGTATACATTAATTGGGTTTGGGATATCCGTCTCCACATACTCTTTTTTGGAGCCGTCGAAAACATAATCGGTACTGAAATGAACAAGTGGCGCACCTGCTCTGGCGCAGGCTTCTGCAATGTATCTTGGTCCGTATCCATTTACCTGAAATGCAAGTTCCTTGTTGTCTTCACAGCCGTCCACATTGGTATAGGCTGCTGCATTTATCACAACATCAGGTTTTATTTTTAGAATGGATTCAATAACCTGCTCTCTGTCTGTAATGTCGAGGTCATAGTGTATCAGTTTAACAGCATCAGGAAAGACTTTGCACAGGTCTGAACCAAGCATCCCGCTGGCGCCGATAATCAGCGTTTTAATGGTCCTCACCCCTGTCTATTTCCATCCCTATGTTCCTGATGTATTCTGTGAATTTCTGATTCAAATTAATAGAATCATGTTTAGGTTTCATATTATTATGTGAACGTTGAGAGTTAATGGAAAGAATATGGATCCCTCTTATTATTTTTGATGTTCAGTCTTGTTGATAAGGCCAATATTCTCATAAATAA containing:
- the rfbD gene encoding dTDP-4-dehydrorhamnose reductase gives rise to the protein MRTIKTLIIGASGMLGSDLCKVFPDAVKLIHYDLDITDREQVIESILKIKPDVVINAAAYTNVDGCEDNKELAFQVNGYGPRYIAEACARAGAPLVHFSTDYVFDGSKKEYVETDIPNPINVYGHSKLLGEKKIIENMNDYRIIRISWLFGIHGKNFVETMLKLSGETDTVKVVNDQFGKPTYTMDLANKVKEIIELDPGIYHITNDGICTWYEFASSIIDNVIPCTSEEFPRKAKRPKYIQFL
- a CDS encoding sugar phosphate nucleotidyltransferase codes for the protein MKGVILAGGTGSRLYPLTKVTNKHLLPIYDKPMIYYPMETLINAGIKDIMIVSGRGHAGHFLELLGSGVDFGVHFTYEIQEKAGGIAQALSLAEDFVDGDSVTVILGDNIFQDNIKEDVANFNSGAKIFLKEVTDAHRFGVAELKGKKVIGIEEKPKNPKSDFAVTGLYIYDSDVFNAIKTLKPSGRGELEITDVNNYYINKGMMEYGILDGFWSDAGTFESLLRAGMLVKQNREKKTFGI
- a CDS encoding flippase, whose product is MFLSEIKKFVSDVGITFVSSALCMFLGFPITVLLGRYLGASDLGLYRMVNTIFGTLMLFATIGIPASVIKYVAEFRDNEEKLREIISASLITSILLGLFSFSFIYINAGIFADLFNMPELTGLLKILAFAFPFSIISNTLLGLLNGLREMTKNACVSIIQSASLLIFTFLLVFKCGVNGAVIGIVLSSVLTTILLVFIQQISKLTFSNIYGTIVQIIDFGSKTVLSNAINLINYQADTLMIGYFMTKMDVGVYSVAIMFAKLIWILPDSLQRITFPLISEYHAKKMSDSIKQVVEKCMKYSCLFLIFISTFFIFWGEEVIDLIFGNEFEGSYFPLIILLIGTLFYGITKSVGSIFASIGKVSLVYKIPLVSAVLNIILNSMLIPLYGINGAALATTISLLVSVTLMIHFMEKLIDIKIDYFWYLKVLFLSGIIVCLYLILKNLINDMLLESVLMILELILFIVLFIDARDKNKIFQLFCVQVN
- a CDS encoding acyltransferase family protein; the encoded protein is MSYLKLNRLTLLDGIAIILIVFYHSIQTFNTPDAIFWKSTIEIQVLGLVLFTFISGYKFVLNHINELEDKQFLKKYFAKRFIRLYKPYIGYSLLIFIPEYIAIYIATHYFKADFGGITNFWNSLNIQGLENLLVGTNFIAMHLWYLFSLLIITVICIIILYFFNIQTLFIFSLLMLLYNIISAGYYKTSIFLIDDRTMLYLPVFIFGMFLAYYKDNENTKKIFIAFSILFVIALIQIINHSQTSYQLTTCVYGLTFPCLMMLTSSILMKFEYINNILQFCGKYSFQIYLFHVPIIVPALQRSVVYVANLDFSIVPYVITILSIILSIYAYEICKKIRLNILFE
- a CDS encoding glycosyltransferase family 4 protein gives rise to the protein MPLKEPKCIEIQRAIMRILHIGNVAGIPQELAKEQRKLGYKSEVISFQNHPFNYSNEHCYPVNSKFPYNYIERFIIFLKIFYKYDIYHFHGGTILPKGVDSIIWKLLEKRLIIHHHGSELRYKKEEYMYSKCADKIIVSTPDLLEWSPHAIWLPNPIDTQRYLFVKSHLQAHKLRILHAPSNQSVKGTEYVIQAINKLEQDGYDIDFILLENISHDEVLKQIELSDIIVDQLILGWYGVFSIEAMCIGKPVLCYIKPDLLVSFQDLPILNTTPESVYTNLIKLIESPELRIKLGIQGRKYVEKTHDSRMITKKLIDLYTK